One genomic segment of Pseudomonas chlororaphis subsp. aurantiaca includes these proteins:
- a CDS encoding LysR family transcriptional regulator produces MNLSKVDLNLFIVFDAIYTEANLTRAGQIVGITQPAVSNALARLRETFNDPLFVRTAQGMVPTPMAQNIIGPVRNALSLLRVSVQESRIFNPLQAVKTYRISMTDLTEAVILPPLFQRLRRLAPTVIIESFLSKRRETTKELAAGRLDFAVDAPLNTDPQVRHVKLMEDRYVCAMRKSHPLANKEKLSLDDYLSLTHIHISSRRSGLGYVDLALGKMGIQRKIALRSQHYLMASQVLQQTDMVMTVPERFARRHDLQAFNLPVNDVPPLETHLYWHESTDQDPANRWMREQMIELCQQVTAHEKKLEK; encoded by the coding sequence ATGAATCTGAGCAAGGTCGACCTCAACCTTTTCATCGTCTTCGACGCGATCTACACCGAAGCCAACCTGACCCGCGCCGGGCAGATCGTCGGTATCACTCAGCCTGCTGTCTCCAACGCCCTGGCCCGCCTGCGCGAGACCTTCAACGACCCGCTGTTCGTGCGGACCGCCCAGGGCATGGTGCCCACGCCGATGGCGCAGAACATCATCGGCCCGGTGCGCAATGCCCTTTCGCTGCTGCGGGTATCGGTGCAGGAAAGCCGCATCTTCAATCCCTTGCAGGCGGTCAAGACCTACCGCATCAGCATGACCGACCTGACCGAGGCGGTGATCCTGCCGCCGCTGTTCCAGCGCCTGCGGCGCCTGGCCCCGACGGTGATCATCGAGAGTTTCCTGTCCAAGCGCCGGGAAACCACCAAGGAACTGGCGGCCGGCCGCCTGGATTTCGCCGTCGATGCCCCGCTCAACACCGACCCGCAGGTCCGCCACGTCAAGCTGATGGAAGACCGCTACGTCTGCGCCATGCGCAAGAGCCACCCGCTGGCGAACAAGGAAAAACTCAGCCTCGACGACTACCTGTCGCTGACCCATATCCACATCTCCAGCCGCCGCAGCGGCCTGGGCTACGTCGACCTGGCACTGGGCAAGATGGGCATCCAGCGCAAGATCGCCCTGCGCTCCCAGCATTACCTGATGGCGTCGCAAGTGCTGCAACAAACCGACATGGTCATGACCGTGCCCGAGCGCTTCGCCCGGCGCCATGACCTGCAGGCGTTCAACCTGCCGGTCAACGACGTGCCGCCGCTGGAAACCCACCTCTACTGGCACGAAAGCACCGACCAGGACCCGGCCAACCGCTGGATGCGCGAGCAGATGATCGAACTGTGCCAGCAGGTGACGGCCCACGAGAAAAAACTCGAGAAGTGA
- a CDS encoding MerR family transcriptional regulator has translation MSSQTYSISDLARELDITTRAIRFYEEQGLLAPERRGQERIYSPRDKVSLKLILRGKRIGFSLAECRELIELYDPSSGNLKQLHSMLAKIAERREQLEQQLLDIEQMKLELDTAEERCTQALEQTIQNQKSAVQ, from the coding sequence ATGAGCAGCCAGACCTACAGCATTTCCGACCTCGCCCGCGAGCTCGACATCACCACCCGGGCCATCCGTTTTTATGAAGAACAAGGCCTGCTCGCCCCCGAACGCCGCGGCCAGGAACGCATCTACTCGCCGCGGGACAAGGTCAGCCTAAAGCTGATCCTGCGCGGCAAGCGCATCGGCTTCTCCCTGGCCGAGTGCCGCGAGCTGATCGAACTCTATGACCCCAGCAGCGGCAACCTGAAGCAGCTGCACAGCATGCTGGCGAAAATCGCCGAGCGCCGCGAACAGCTGGAGCAGCAGCTGCTGGACATCGAACAGATGAAGCTGGAGCTGGACACCGCGGAAGAGCGCTGCACCCAGGCGCTGGAGCAGACCATCCAGAATCAGAAAAGCGCCGTGCAGTAA
- a CDS encoding hydroxymethylglutaryl-CoA lyase — MSLPTHVRLVEVGPRDGLQNEAQPISVADKVQLVDALSAAGLGYIEVGSFVSPKWVPQMAGSAEVFAQIQRKPGVTYGALAPNLRGFEDAVAAGVKEVAVFAAASEAFSRRNINCSISESLERFVPIMDAAKQHDVTVRGYVSCVLGCPYEGEVAPEQVAVVARELYSMGCYEVSLGDTIGTGTAGATRRMFEVVSAHVPRDKLAGHFHDTYGQALANIYASLLEGIAVFDSSIAGLGGCPYAKGASGNVASEDVLYLLNGLGIETGIDMERLILAGQQICSVLGRPTGSRVAKARYPG; from the coding sequence ATGTCCCTCCCCACCCATGTGCGCCTGGTCGAAGTCGGCCCTCGCGACGGTTTGCAGAACGAAGCCCAGCCCATCAGCGTCGCCGACAAGGTGCAACTGGTGGACGCCCTGAGCGCGGCCGGGCTCGGCTATATAGAAGTCGGCAGTTTCGTCTCGCCCAAATGGGTGCCGCAGATGGCCGGGTCCGCCGAGGTGTTCGCGCAGATCCAGCGCAAGCCGGGGGTGACCTATGGCGCCCTCGCCCCGAACCTGCGCGGCTTCGAAGATGCCGTGGCCGCCGGGGTCAAGGAAGTCGCGGTGTTCGCCGCCGCCTCCGAGGCCTTCTCCCGGCGCAACATCAACTGCTCCATCAGCGAGAGCCTGGAGCGCTTCGTGCCGATCATGGACGCGGCGAAACAACACGACGTTACCGTGCGCGGTTACGTGTCCTGCGTGCTGGGCTGCCCTTACGAAGGCGAGGTGGCGCCGGAACAGGTCGCCGTGGTCGCCCGCGAGCTGTACAGCATGGGCTGCTACGAAGTGTCCCTGGGCGACACCATCGGCACCGGCACCGCCGGCGCTACCCGCCGGATGTTCGAGGTGGTGTCCGCCCACGTTCCGCGGGACAAGCTCGCCGGGCACTTCCACGACACCTATGGCCAGGCCCTGGCCAATATCTACGCCAGCCTGCTGGAAGGCATCGCGGTGTTCGACAGCTCCATCGCCGGGCTCGGCGGCTGCCCCTATGCCAAGGGCGCCAGCGGCAACGTCGCCAGCGAGGACGTGCTGTACCTGCTCAATGGTCTGGGCATCGAAACCGGTATCGACATGGAGCGCCTGATCCTCGCCGGCCAGCAGATTTGCTCCGTGCTTGGGCGGCCCACCGGCTCGCGCGTCGCCAAGGCCCGTTACCCAGGTTGA
- a CDS encoding AMP-binding protein, giving the protein MDQPASAPGRSYTRGTQDKALLALTIGQAFDRTVASYPQGEALVVRHQQLRYSWQQLAETVDLHARALLALGLKTGDRLGIWAPNCAQWCISQFASAKIGAILVNINPAYRSSELEYVLKQSGCQWLVCAGAFKTSDYHAMLQGLAPELAQQSIGQLQSERLPDLRGVISLDAQPPSGFLPWSQLADLGAGVSVEALRERQDSLDPDQAVNIQYTSGTTGFPKGATLSHYNILNNGYMVGESLGLGHEDRLVIPVPLYHCFGMVMGNLGCVTHGTTMIYPNDAFDPLLTLSAVAEEKATGLYGVPTMFIAMLDQPRRAEFDLSSLRTGIMAGATCPIEVMRRVISEMHMSEVQIAYGMTETSPVSLQTGPADDLELRVTTVGRTQPQLESKIIDEAGNIVPRGTIGELCTRGYSVMLGYWNNPQGTAEAIDQAGWMHTGDLATMNDQGYVCIAGRNKDMIIRGGENIYPRELEEFFFTHPAVADVQVIGIPCSKYGEEIVAWIKFHPGHSASEEELQAWCKERIAHFKTPRYFKFVEEFPMTVTGKIQKFRMREISIEELHGRS; this is encoded by the coding sequence ATGGATCAACCCGCATCCGCGCCGGGGCGCAGCTACACTCGCGGCACCCAGGACAAAGCCTTGCTGGCGCTGACCATCGGTCAGGCGTTCGATCGCACGGTGGCGTCATACCCGCAGGGCGAAGCCCTGGTGGTGCGTCATCAGCAGCTGCGCTACAGCTGGCAGCAACTGGCCGAAACCGTCGATCTGCATGCCCGGGCGCTGTTGGCCTTGGGGCTCAAGACCGGCGACCGGCTGGGCATCTGGGCCCCCAATTGTGCCCAGTGGTGCATCAGCCAGTTCGCCAGCGCCAAGATCGGCGCGATCCTGGTGAACATCAACCCGGCCTATCGCAGTTCCGAGCTGGAATACGTGCTCAAGCAGTCCGGTTGCCAGTGGCTGGTATGCGCCGGTGCGTTCAAGACCTCCGACTATCACGCCATGTTGCAGGGCCTGGCGCCCGAGCTGGCGCAGCAGTCCATCGGCCAGCTACAGAGCGAGCGTCTGCCGGATTTGCGCGGTGTGATCAGCCTCGACGCGCAGCCGCCGTCGGGCTTTCTGCCCTGGTCGCAGCTGGCCGACCTGGGGGCCGGCGTCAGTGTCGAAGCGCTGCGCGAACGCCAGGACAGCCTGGACCCCGACCAGGCGGTGAATATCCAGTACACCTCCGGCACCACCGGTTTCCCCAAGGGCGCGACCCTCAGCCACTACAACATCCTCAACAACGGCTATATGGTCGGCGAGAGCCTGGGCCTGGGCCACGAGGACCGCCTGGTGATCCCGGTGCCGCTGTACCACTGCTTCGGCATGGTCATGGGCAACCTGGGCTGCGTGACCCACGGCACCACCATGATCTACCCCAACGATGCCTTCGATCCGCTGCTGACCCTGAGCGCCGTGGCCGAGGAAAAGGCCACCGGGCTGTACGGCGTGCCGACCATGTTCATCGCCATGCTCGACCAGCCACGACGGGCCGAGTTCGACCTGTCGAGCCTGCGCACCGGGATCATGGCCGGGGCCACTTGTCCGATCGAGGTGATGCGCCGAGTCATCAGCGAGATGCACATGAGCGAAGTGCAGATCGCCTACGGCATGACCGAAACCAGCCCGGTGTCGTTACAGACCGGTCCGGCGGACGACCTCGAGTTGCGGGTGACCACGGTCGGCCGCACCCAGCCGCAGCTGGAAAGCAAGATCATCGACGAGGCGGGCAATATCGTGCCGCGCGGCACCATCGGCGAGCTCTGCACCCGCGGCTACAGCGTGATGCTGGGCTACTGGAACAACCCGCAGGGCACGGCCGAAGCCATCGACCAGGCCGGCTGGATGCACACCGGCGACCTGGCGACCATGAACGACCAGGGTTACGTGTGCATTGCCGGGCGCAACAAGGACATGATCATCCGCGGCGGCGAAAACATTTATCCGCGCGAGCTGGAGGAATTTTTCTTCACCCATCCGGCGGTGGCCGACGTGCAGGTGATCGGCATCCCGTGCTCGAAGTACGGTGAAGAGATTGTCGCCTGGATCAAGTTCCACCCCGGCCACAGCGCCAGCGAGGAGGAGCTGCAGGCCTGGTGCAAGGAGCGTATCGCTCACTTCAAGACGCCGCGCTACTTCAAGTTCGTCGAGGAATTCCCGATGACCGTGACCGGCAAGATCCAGAAGTTCAGGATGCGCGAGATCAGCATCGAGGAGTTGCACGGGCGTTCCTGA
- a CDS encoding isovaleryl-CoA dehydrogenase codes for MSYPTLNFALGETIDMLRDQVQAFVKAELAPRAAQIDVDNLFPADMWRKFGDMGLLGITVPEEYGGAGLGYLAHVVAMEEISRGSASVALSYGAHSNLCVNQINRNGNPAQKSKYLPKLISGEHIGALAMSEPNAGSDVVSMKLRADKRGDHYVLNGSKTWITNGPDANTYVIYAKTDLEKGPHGITAFIVERDWKGFSRSNKFDKLGMRGSNTCELFFDDVEVPEENILGILNGGVKVLMSGLDYERVVLSGGPTGIMQACMDLVVPYIHDRKQFGQSIGEFQLIQGKVADMYTQLNASRAYLYAVAQACERGETTRKDAAGVILYSAERATQMALDAIQILGGNGYINEFPAGRLLRDAKLYEIGAGTSEIRRMLIGRELFNETK; via the coding sequence ATGAGCTATCCGACCCTGAACTTTGCCCTCGGTGAAACCATCGACATGCTCCGCGACCAGGTGCAGGCCTTCGTCAAGGCCGAGCTGGCGCCACGGGCGGCACAGATAGACGTCGACAACCTGTTCCCCGCCGACATGTGGCGCAAGTTCGGCGACATGGGCCTGCTGGGCATCACCGTGCCGGAAGAATACGGCGGTGCCGGCCTGGGCTACCTGGCCCACGTGGTGGCCATGGAAGAAATCAGCCGCGGCTCGGCCTCGGTCGCCCTCTCCTACGGCGCCCACTCCAACCTCTGCGTCAACCAGATCAACCGCAACGGCAACCCCGCACAGAAAAGCAAATACCTGCCCAAGCTGATCAGCGGCGAACACATCGGCGCCCTGGCCATGAGCGAACCCAACGCCGGCTCCGACGTGGTCTCGATGAAACTGCGCGCCGACAAACGCGGCGACCACTATGTGCTCAACGGCAGCAAGACCTGGATCACCAACGGTCCCGACGCCAACACCTATGTGATCTACGCCAAGACCGACCTGGAAAAGGGCCCGCACGGCATCACCGCGTTCATCGTCGAGCGCGACTGGAAAGGCTTCAGCCGCAGCAACAAGTTCGACAAGCTGGGCATGCGCGGCTCCAATACCTGCGAACTGTTCTTCGATGACGTGGAAGTGCCGGAAGAAAACATCCTCGGCATCCTCAATGGCGGCGTGAAGGTACTGATGAGCGGCCTGGACTACGAGCGCGTGGTGCTCTCCGGCGGCCCGACCGGGATCATGCAGGCCTGCATGGACCTGGTGGTGCCCTACATCCACGACCGCAAGCAGTTCGGCCAGAGCATCGGCGAGTTCCAGCTGATCCAGGGCAAGGTCGCCGACATGTACACCCAGCTCAACGCCAGCCGCGCCTACCTGTATGCCGTGGCCCAGGCCTGCGAGCGCGGCGAGACCACGCGCAAGGACGCTGCCGGGGTGATCCTCTACAGCGCCGAACGCGCCACCCAGATGGCCCTGGACGCGATCCAGATCCTCGGCGGCAACGGCTACATCAACGAATTCCCCGCCGGGCGCCTGCTGCGCGACGCCAAGCTGTATGAGATCGGCGCCGGCACCAGCGAGATCCGCCGCATGCTGATCGGTCGCGAACTGTTCAACGAAACCAAGTAA
- a CDS encoding carboxyl transferase domain-containing protein — MAILHTQLTPRSAEFVANSEAMLKQVDALHTLLAQIQQGGGAKAQERHTSRGKLLPRERINRLLDPGSPFLEVSQLAAYEVYGEDVPAAGVIAGIGRVEGVECMIVANDATVKGGSYYPLTVKKHLRAQAIAQQNRLPCIYLVDSGGANLPRQDEVFPDREHFGRIFFNQANMSAQGIPQIAVVMGSCTAGGAYVPAMADEAIMVREQATIFLAGPPLVKAATGEVVSAEDLGGADVHCKISGVADHYADSDEHALALARRSIAHLNWRKQGELQQRAPIAPLYASDELYGVIPADAKQPFDVREVIARLVDGSVFDEFKALFGTTLVCGFAHLHGYPIAILANNGILFAEAAQKGTHFIELACQRGIPLLFLQNITGFMVGQKYEAGGIAKHGAKLVTAVACAKVPKFTVIIGGSFGAGNYGMCGRAYDPRFLWMWPNARIGVMGAEQAAGVLVQVKREQAERGGQTFSAAQEAEIKQPILDQYEHQGHPYYSSARLWDDGVIDPAQTRDVLALALSASLNAPIEQSRFGVFRM; from the coding sequence ATGGCTATCCTGCATACCCAGCTCACCCCCCGTTCGGCGGAGTTCGTCGCCAACAGTGAAGCGATGCTCAAACAGGTCGACGCCCTGCACACCCTGCTCGCCCAGATCCAGCAAGGCGGTGGCGCCAAGGCCCAGGAACGGCACACCTCGCGCGGCAAACTGCTGCCGCGCGAGCGCATCAACCGCCTGCTCGACCCAGGCTCGCCCTTTCTCGAAGTCAGCCAGCTGGCGGCGTATGAGGTGTATGGCGAAGACGTGCCGGCCGCCGGGGTGATTGCCGGCATCGGCCGGGTGGAAGGTGTCGAATGCATGATCGTGGCCAACGACGCCACGGTGAAAGGCGGCTCCTACTACCCGCTGACCGTGAAAAAGCACCTGCGGGCCCAGGCCATCGCCCAGCAGAACCGCCTGCCCTGCATCTACCTGGTGGACTCCGGCGGCGCCAACCTGCCGCGCCAGGACGAGGTGTTCCCCGACCGCGAGCACTTCGGGCGGATCTTCTTCAACCAGGCCAACATGAGCGCCCAGGGCATCCCGCAGATCGCCGTGGTCATGGGCTCCTGCACCGCCGGTGGCGCCTACGTGCCGGCCATGGCCGACGAAGCGATCATGGTCCGCGAACAGGCCACCATCTTCCTCGCCGGCCCGCCGCTGGTGAAGGCCGCCACCGGTGAAGTGGTCAGCGCCGAAGACCTCGGCGGCGCCGATGTGCACTGCAAGATCTCCGGTGTCGCCGACCATTATGCCGACAGCGACGAACACGCCCTGGCGCTGGCCCGGCGCAGCATCGCCCACCTCAACTGGCGCAAGCAGGGCGAGTTGCAGCAACGCGCACCGATCGCCCCGCTGTATGCCAGCGACGAGCTGTACGGGGTGATTCCGGCGGACGCCAAGCAACCCTTCGATGTACGCGAAGTCATCGCGCGACTGGTGGACGGTTCGGTCTTCGATGAGTTCAAGGCGCTGTTCGGCACCACCCTGGTGTGCGGCTTCGCCCACCTGCACGGCTACCCGATCGCCATCCTCGCCAACAACGGCATTCTGTTCGCCGAGGCCGCGCAGAAAGGCACGCACTTTATCGAGCTGGCCTGCCAGCGCGGCATCCCGCTGCTGTTCCTGCAGAACATCACCGGCTTCATGGTCGGGCAGAAATACGAGGCCGGCGGCATCGCCAAGCATGGCGCCAAGCTGGTGACCGCGGTGGCCTGTGCCAAGGTGCCGAAGTTCACGGTGATCATCGGCGGCAGCTTCGGCGCCGGTAACTACGGCATGTGCGGCCGCGCCTACGACCCACGCTTCTTGTGGATGTGGCCCAACGCGCGGATCGGCGTGATGGGCGCCGAGCAGGCCGCCGGGGTGCTGGTGCAAGTCAAGCGCGAGCAGGCCGAACGTGGCGGACAGACTTTCAGCGCCGCCCAGGAGGCCGAGATCAAACAGCCGATCCTCGATCAGTACGAACACCAGGGCCATCCGTATTACTCCAGCGCCCGGCTGTGGGACGACGGCGTCATCGACCCGGCACAGACCCGCGACGTCCTGGCGCTGGCCTTGTCCGCGTCCCTCAACGCCCCTATCGAACAGAGCCGCTTCGGCGTGTTCCGCATGTAA
- a CDS encoding gamma-carboxygeranoyl-CoA hydratase gives MNDFNTLELLKDPRGFATLWLSREEKNNAFNAEMIRELILALDQVQSDPALRFLLVRGRGKHFSAGADLAWMQQSAELDYHTNLDDARELAELMYNLAKLKIPTLAVVQGAAFGGALGLISCCDMAIGADDAQFCLSEVRIGLAPAVISPFVVQAIGERAARRYALTAERFSGQRAREIGLLSESYPAAELEQQVASWIDNLLLNSPCAMRASKDLLREVGNGALTPALRRYCENAIARIRVSPEGQEGLRAFLQKRPPSWQPAPTTKEPR, from the coding sequence ATGAACGACTTCAACACCCTGGAACTGCTGAAGGACCCGCGTGGTTTCGCCACGCTGTGGCTCAGCCGTGAAGAAAAGAACAACGCCTTCAACGCCGAAATGATCCGCGAGCTGATCCTTGCCCTGGATCAGGTGCAAAGCGATCCGGCCCTGCGCTTTTTGCTGGTGCGCGGCCGCGGCAAGCACTTCAGCGCCGGTGCCGACCTGGCCTGGATGCAGCAGTCGGCCGAACTCGACTACCACACCAACCTCGACGACGCCCGCGAGCTGGCCGAGCTGATGTACAACCTGGCCAAGCTGAAGATCCCGACCCTGGCCGTGGTGCAAGGCGCGGCCTTCGGCGGTGCCCTGGGCCTGATCAGTTGCTGCGACATGGCCATCGGCGCCGACGACGCGCAGTTCTGCCTGTCGGAAGTACGCATCGGCCTGGCCCCGGCGGTGATCAGCCCGTTCGTGGTGCAGGCCATCGGCGAACGCGCGGCACGCCGCTATGCCCTGACCGCCGAGCGCTTCAGCGGCCAGCGCGCCCGGGAAATCGGCCTGCTGTCGGAAAGCTACCCGGCGGCCGAGCTGGAACAACAGGTGGCGTCGTGGATCGACAACCTGCTGCTCAACAGCCCGTGCGCCATGCGCGCTAGCAAGGACCTGCTGCGCGAAGTCGGCAACGGCGCCCTGACTCCGGCCCTGCGTCGCTACTGCGAGAACGCCATTGCCCGCATCCGCGTCAGCCCCGAAGGCCAGGAAGGCCTGCGCGCCTTTCTGCAAAAACGCCCGCCCAGCTGGCAGCCCGCCCCGACCACCAAGGAGCCGCGTTGA
- a CDS encoding acetyl/propionyl/methylcrotonyl-CoA carboxylase subunit alpha: MSAPVLTTLLVANRGEIACRVMRTAKALGLTTVAVHSATDRGARHSREADLRIDLGGSKAADSYLQIDKLIAAAKASGAQAIHPGYGFLSENAGFARAIEAAGLIFLGPPASAIDAMGSKSAAKALMETAGVPLVPGYHGEAQDLETFRVAAEHIGYPVLLKATAGGGGKGMKVVEDVSQLAEALASAQREAQSSFGDSRMLVEKYVLKPRHVEIQVFADQHGNCLYLNERDCSIQRRHQKVVEEAPAPGLSAEQRKAMGEAAVRAAQAIGYVGAGTVEFLLDARGEFFFMEMNTRLQVEHPVTEAITGLDLVAWQIRVAQGEALPITQEQVPLIGHAIEVRLYAEDPSNDFLPATGRLALYRESAAGPGRRVDSGVEEGDSVSPFYDPMLGKLIAWGENREQARLRLLGMLDEFAIGGLKTNLAFLRRIIAHPAFAAAELDTGFIPRYQDQLLPPATALSDEFWQAAAQAFAQSQPDQVRTDDRHSPWAKASGLRIGLPRETVLHLDCEGQDRAIKLDTGNAAMALHGEQLSIEHKGLRQQHRVIRQGDSLYLQWQGEMHRVTAYDPIAAVEASHSHHGGLTAPMNGSIVRVLVQAGQSVEAGAQLVVLEAMKMEHSIRAPQAGVVKALYCQEGEMVSEGSALVELE; the protein is encoded by the coding sequence ATGAGCGCCCCTGTCCTGACCACCCTGCTGGTGGCCAACCGCGGCGAGATCGCCTGCCGCGTGATGCGCACCGCCAAGGCCCTGGGCCTGACCACCGTGGCCGTGCACAGCGCCACCGACCGTGGCGCCCGCCACAGCCGCGAAGCCGACCTGCGCATCGACCTGGGCGGCAGCAAGGCCGCCGACAGCTACCTGCAGATCGACAAACTGATCGCCGCCGCCAAGGCCAGCGGCGCCCAGGCGATTCACCCCGGCTACGGCTTTCTCTCGGAAAACGCCGGTTTCGCCCGCGCCATCGAAGCCGCCGGCCTGATCTTCCTCGGCCCGCCGGCGTCGGCCATCGACGCCATGGGCAGCAAGTCGGCGGCCAAGGCCCTGATGGAAACCGCCGGCGTGCCCCTGGTCCCCGGTTACCACGGCGAAGCCCAGGACCTGGAAACCTTCCGCGTCGCCGCCGAACACATCGGCTACCCGGTGCTGCTCAAGGCCACTGCCGGTGGTGGCGGCAAGGGCATGAAAGTGGTGGAGGACGTCAGCCAGCTGGCCGAAGCCCTGGCCTCGGCCCAGCGGGAAGCGCAGTCGTCCTTCGGCGATTCGCGGATGCTGGTGGAAAAGTACGTGCTCAAGCCGCGCCATGTGGAGATCCAGGTGTTCGCCGACCAGCACGGCAACTGCCTGTACCTCAACGAACGCGACTGCTCGATCCAGCGGCGCCACCAGAAAGTCGTCGAAGAAGCCCCCGCCCCCGGCCTGAGCGCCGAACAGCGCAAGGCGATGGGCGAAGCCGCGGTGCGTGCGGCCCAGGCCATTGGTTACGTCGGCGCCGGCACCGTGGAATTCCTGCTGGATGCCCGCGGCGAATTCTTCTTCATGGAAATGAACACCCGCCTGCAAGTGGAGCACCCGGTCACCGAAGCCATCACCGGGCTGGACCTGGTGGCCTGGCAAATCCGCGTGGCCCAGGGCGAAGCGCTGCCGATCACCCAGGAGCAGGTGCCGCTGATCGGGCATGCGATCGAAGTGCGACTGTACGCCGAGGACCCGAGCAACGACTTCCTCCCGGCCACCGGGCGCCTGGCGCTGTACCGCGAATCGGCGGCGGGTCCTGGGCGGCGGGTCGACAGCGGTGTCGAGGAAGGCGACAGCGTGTCGCCGTTCTACGACCCGATGCTCGGCAAGCTGATCGCCTGGGGCGAGAACCGCGAGCAGGCGCGCTTGCGCCTGCTGGGCATGCTCGACGAGTTCGCCATCGGCGGGCTGAAGACCAACCTGGCGTTCCTGCGGCGCATCATCGCCCACCCGGCCTTCGCCGCCGCCGAGCTGGATACCGGTTTTATCCCGCGCTATCAGGACCAGTTGCTGCCACCGGCCACCGCCTTGAGCGATGAGTTCTGGCAAGCCGCCGCCCAGGCGTTCGCCCAGAGCCAGCCGGACCAGGTGCGCACCGACGACCGCCATTCCCCCTGGGCCAAGGCCAGCGGCCTGCGCATCGGCCTGCCGCGGGAAACCGTGCTGCACCTCGACTGCGAGGGCCAGGACCGGGCGATCAAGCTGGACACCGGCAACGCGGCCATGGCCTTGCACGGCGAGCAGCTGTCGATCGAACACAAGGGATTGCGCCAGCAGCACCGGGTGATTCGCCAGGGTGACAGCCTGTACCTGCAGTGGCAGGGCGAAATGCACCGGGTCACGGCCTATGACCCGATTGCCGCGGTGGAGGCCAGCCACAGTCATCATGGCGGCCTGACCGCGCCCATGAACGGCAGCATCGTGCGGGTCCTGGTGCAAGCCGGGCAGAGTGTCGAAGCCGGGGCGCAACTGGTAGTCCTGGAAGCGATGAAGATGGAGCACAGCATCCGCGCACCGCAAGCCGGGGTGGTCAAGGCGCTGTATTGCCAGGAAGGCGAGATGGTCAGTGAGGGAAGTGCCCTGGTGGAGCTGGAATAA
- a CDS encoding LexA family protein, with protein sequence MDKWIELVKSNMKDRKVTQEKLAERLGMSQGGIGHWLSKRRQPKIEDMNRVLEEIGLGFLEVALVIREKPQVDDEGQLLLEGPSLVQKYNPYFRYPVSDWRGVGEVREAGGAGYTAERYELSDYQAEGSAFWLVVVGDAMIAPSGLSIAQDMLILVDPAVEAVPGKLVIVQCPGSTEAIFRKLVEEGGQRYLVPLNPTYPKTLYSDECRIIGVVVQATAKF encoded by the coding sequence ATGGACAAATGGATCGAGTTGGTTAAATCCAACATGAAGGACCGCAAGGTCACACAAGAAAAGCTCGCGGAGCGCCTGGGCATGTCCCAGGGCGGCATCGGCCATTGGCTGAGCAAACGGCGCCAGCCGAAGATCGAAGACATGAACCGGGTGCTGGAAGAAATCGGCCTGGGTTTTCTCGAAGTCGCGCTGGTGATCCGCGAAAAACCACAGGTGGATGACGAGGGCCAGTTGCTGCTGGAAGGGCCGTCACTGGTGCAGAAGTACAACCCGTACTTTCGCTACCCGGTCAGCGACTGGCGGGGCGTTGGCGAGGTGCGCGAGGCCGGTGGCGCGGGCTACACCGCCGAGCGTTACGAACTCTCTGACTACCAGGCCGAAGGCTCGGCTTTCTGGCTGGTCGTGGTGGGCGACGCGATGATTGCCCCCAGCGGCCTGAGCATCGCCCAGGACATGTTGATCCTGGTGGATCCGGCGGTGGAGGCGGTTCCCGGCAAGCTGGTGATCGTGCAATGCCCGGGCAGTACCGAAGCGATTTTCCGCAAGCTGGTGGAAGAGGGTGGGCAACGTTATCTGGTGCCGTTGAATCCGACTTATCCGAAGACGCTTTACAGCGATGAGTGTCGGATTATTGGTGTGGTAGTGCAGGCTACCGCTAAATTCTGA